The genomic window AATTCTCATGATTTCTACACATACGATACTGACAATAATAGCGGTAAATATCCCTTTTGCATCCAAATACTGCATAGGCAAACTCAACAGTCCCAACTGCCCAAAGTCCTCAGCGGCCATGTTCTCCGTAAGCTTATCCAATGGTACACCTGAGAAAGCTGGGGAAGTAACAAGTAGAAAGGTAACTGTAGATACAATCGAGGCATCCAAGGCTGGAATACCATACTCCTCTGCCAAATTATGGGCAATAGAAAAGGCAATAAACAGACCCATCAAGCCCATACTCATCATAAACGGCAGCTTCAATGCCGATGCGTTTGCTTGAGCCCAGTCATACCACGCAGACAAGAATCCCGTAAAGATATTTTTCTGAGTCATCTGTTCCGGATTAAATGGTGGTGTCGCGATAATCAAGCTCATGCCTCCTAAAATCGACAAAGGGATCGACGATACCATTCCATTTCTCAATGCGGTCAAGTGACGTTGAGCGGCCAGTTTATTGGCAATTGGCAATAAACTTTTTTCGGCCAGCTGATTAAACTTATCCATGATACTCATTTTTTTCATCTCCTTCGTTTTTTGACAGAAACGAGCACCTGCTGATCAGGCTGGTACTCAATGCTTCGTTTTGTTTTTCACTACCCAGAGTATAGCGCTTCCAATACACCTGAAATCAAAATTTCCACGATTTGGAAATTTTTTCCAAATCATAAAAATCGACGTTATTTACCCACTGAAGTCCGTATATTGTAACTAACTGATTTAGAAAGGAGCAGAAAAATGAAATTAATTATCAATGCGGATGACTTTGGTCTCAGTTATGGGCAAAATTACGGCATCATCGATTGCTTTACGAATGGTGTAGTTGCTTCTACCACTCTTTTGAGTACAGGCCGTGCCTTTGACCATGCTTGTTTACTGGCAAAACAACACTCGGCTCTCGATATCGGTGTCCACCTGTCATTAGATCTTGGTACACCACTTTCTGATCCCCGCCTCATTCCTAGCCTGCTTGATGATACACATGTTTTCCGACGCTATAATCTGGAGGATTCCATCATCGACGTTTCCACGGAAGAAGTCTATATCGAATGGCGCACGCAGATAGAAAAAGTGATCGCTGCTGGATTAACACCCAGCCATATCGATTCCCATCATCATATTCATATGATGATGAATGTCTTTCCAGTTTATCTTCGTCTAGCTCGAGAATTCCAACTGGCTATTCGCTTCCATCCAAGAAAGTGGACAGAATATCAAATCCTAAAAGCGTGGCCCTTACTTGAAGGTTTGCCTCGTGCCAATCACTTTCTGAACTCCTTTTACGGTACAACGATTACGCCTGATTTTTTTGCTCACGTCGCATTAGAGCAAGGTCGTACCTATGAAATGATGTGTCATCCGGCTTATTTGGATCAATGGATCATGGAAAACAGCAGCTACAATATTCAGCGCTCTATCGAAGCCGAAACATTGCAGCTTGCCAAAACGCACCAATTGATTCAACAGCGTGGCATCGAGCTGATCAACTTTCAACAACTGTAATTCCCTTTTCTTCAATGAAAAAACACCTTAAGTTCTCAGCTTAAGGTGCTTTTTCACTAGTTCTTTTTCGTGTATAAACCTCTAAAGCAACAATTCCCTTGATTGCTTCAAATGCGTAAGGATACGCAGTAAATCCCTCTAACTCATCATAATAAATGAATTGATCGATATACTTGTTGGTACGAAAGTTTCGATTGGCTGTAATCATGACGATTTTCGGACGATTGGTTTTGCTTAGCTGAAGATCATGAATCAAAAAACGTTTCAAATGACTACCACCTCTTGAAAAGAGCAAGATCAACGTCTCATCATCAGCTTCTTCAATATACTCCAACTGCTCCTGAAAGCGTGTCCGAGTGTCCATAACGATCCCACTAGTCAAAAGATCTGTTTGCAGATTCAACACCACACTTTGAGAATGCAACGAACCAAAGGCTGCAACTTTTGGAAACGAAAGAATATCTTCAGCCAACTTCTGCAGCTCCTGTGCGTGTATACTCTGTTTCAAAAGCAAAAGATTTTCAATGATTCCATCAATATACGTATCTTTCAGCGCTTCTTCCTTACAACCGGGATAAGCAAATTTTGTACTGCCAATATCTGTCCACTGAAAAAACTGGTGCTTCAGTTCGTTAAAATCGCGAAACCCGATTTTCCGACAAAAGCGAGAAATGCTTGAATTGGAAACGTAACAAGCCTTTGCCAGCTGAGCAATGTTATACCCATGAATCTCTTTTAAATTACTCAAAATAAATCGAGAGATTCGATAATCATTCGTTCCTACCGGTTCGCTGTTCAATGTCGCCAACAAAATAATTACCATGTTAAACATTGGCTGTGCCCTCCTTCATAAATGGTTCATCGTGAGCGACTCATCTGCTCGCAGCACATATACACAGTCATTCTTTCTCTATCTCTCCACACTATTACCATATCATCTGTTCTCGTTCTGTCAAGACATATCCCAGTTACACGACTATTTTACAAAAAAATCACAAAAAACGACCTGCACTACACGCTGCATGTCGTTTTTCATAGTAGTTAACGCTAGATATATTTTATCGAAACATGGTGTGCGTCGCTTTTGCCAGTACCTTCGGATCTCTATTATGCGGAGTTACCGGCACGATATGTTTGTCCACAGCAAAGAGGGCGTATACAGCCATGCGAGCAGCACGTACGGAGTATTCTTCGGTAAAAACCATATCTTTCGGTATTTCAACGAACTGACTAATCAGCGCAAAATTAGTGCTGTTATCAGGGACCACCTTTGGACGATCCGACATTTTCCGAGGTTGAAACTGGGCATCAATGTAGGGCATATATACTGGTATCACATTGATGATATCTCTTTCGATTTCCTCCCAATCATCCTGCCAGCCCATCTGAGATACCCA from Enterococcus sp. 9E7_DIV0242 includes these protein-coding regions:
- a CDS encoding MurR/RpiR family transcriptional regulator, encoding MFNMVIILLATLNSEPVGTNDYRISRFILSNLKEIHGYNIAQLAKACYVSNSSISRFCRKIGFRDFNELKHQFFQWTDIGSTKFAYPGCKEEALKDTYIDGIIENLLLLKQSIHAQELQKLAEDILSFPKVAAFGSLHSQSVVLNLQTDLLTSGIVMDTRTRFQEQLEYIEEADDETLILLFSRGGSHLKRFLIHDLQLSKTNRPKIVMITANRNFRTNKYIDQFIYYDELEGFTAYPYAFEAIKGIVALEVYTRKRTSEKAP
- the chbG gene encoding chitin disaccharide deacetylase; translated protein: MKLIINADDFGLSYGQNYGIIDCFTNGVVASTTLLSTGRAFDHACLLAKQHSALDIGVHLSLDLGTPLSDPRLIPSLLDDTHVFRRYNLEDSIIDVSTEEVYIEWRTQIEKVIAAGLTPSHIDSHHHIHMMMNVFPVYLRLAREFQLAIRFHPRKWTEYQILKAWPLLEGLPRANHFLNSFYGTTITPDFFAHVALEQGRTYEMMCHPAYLDQWIMENSSYNIQRSIEAETLQLAKTHQLIQQRGIELINFQQL